The Deinococcus arcticus DNA segment CTCCCCCGGACGCGCTCGTGCTGAACACCGCCGAACTGCACCCGGATGAGGCCGCGCGGCGGATTGTTCATTTTGCCCGGAGCGGCCACCAGGAGGCGTGACCGGCAGACACCGTGCTGGGGGCCTCTCCCCCTGGCCCTCAGTACAGGTGGAAGTCCTGGAGGCCGGTGGCCTCGCTGGCCTGGGTCTGTACGTCGGTAATGCGGGCGTGGGGCGGGCCCCGGCGCAGCCAGTGCAGCAGGCGGTCAAGCTCGGGCTGGGGGCCCTCGGCCACCACCTCCACCCGGCCGTCACTCAGGTTCTCGGCGTAGCCCGCCAGATTCAGGTCGCGGGCGTGGCGCTGCACGTAGCGCCGGTAGCCGACGCCCTGCACAGTGCCAGAAACGAGGGCAGTCAGACGCATGGGCTGCATCCTACCCGGCGCGCCGCCCGGGTGCGCTGTTCTCTGACGGTTGCATGAGGACCGGGCGGGTGCGGCGTTCACGCCCCCCGCCGTAGAATGCTGAGAATGCGGCCAGGAGCATTAAGACAGCACAGGGCAGGCCCCGGAGCCCCCCCCACACCATGACCAGCGACCTCCCGCAGGGCGTGGGCCCGGACCCGGTGCCCCCGCCGCCCGCCCGGCGCCGCCCCTGGTGGCCGTGGGTGCTGGGCCTGCTGGGGGCCGCGCTGCTGGTGCTGGCGCTGCTGCCCACGCTGCTGGGCGGCGCACTGCTGGCCCGCTTTGGGGCCGAAGCCGGCCTGAGTGCTGACCGGGTCAGCGGCCCGCTGTGGGCCCCCCGGCTGGACGGCGCGCGCTTTCAGGTGCCCGGGGTGCAGGCCCAGGCCGGCACGCTGGACGTGCAGGTGGCCGGGGTAAACGCTCTGAACCGGACCCTGCGCCTGAACGTGCGCGTGGCCGACGCGGCAGTGGCGCTGCGCCTGAAAGACCTTGTGGGCGGCCCGGCCGGTCCCCAGGGCGGCTGGCGCGTGGTGCTGGGGCGCGTGGAGGTGGCCCGCACCCGCCTGACGGTGGACGGCAGCGGCGTGAATGTGCCCGACGGCCAGTTCACCCTCAGCCAGAACCAGGGCAGCCTGCAGGTGCGCGGCGCCACCCGTGACGGCGACCTGAACGCTGTGGTGCGCCTGGGCGAGGGCGCGGCCGGCACCACCTACGCGGTGGACCTGGACGCCGACGCCCGGGTCCTGAACCACTACTGGCCCGGGGTGACGGCGGGGCGCATTGTAGGCCGCTACCTGCTGGGCGGCGGCCCGGTGCGCGGTGACCTGCGCCTGACCGGCGGCGCGCTGCGTGTGCCCCAGGCCCCCGTGGTGCGCGTGACCAATCTGAGCGGCACAGCCCGCCACCGGGGCGAGGTGGTCACGCTGCAACTGGCCGGGCAGGGCTGGAACGGCCCGGTCACGGCCCAGGGGCGCGTGGACACGGCGGCCAGAAACTGGCGCGTGACGGCCGACGCTGCGCCCACGGTCGCCGGGCTGGCCCAGGCGCTGGGCACCACCGGCCAGGGCTCGCTGCGCCTGCGAGTGACGGCCGGGGGCTGGAGCACCGTGCGGGTCAAGGCCTATGCGCAGGGGGCGGGGCAACTGGCCGGCGTGAAGTTCCGCGACGCCAGCGCGGAATACACCTTTCTGAACAAGGACGGCAACACCGCCGGGCAGACGAACGATCTGGCCTTTAGCGCCCGGACCAGTCTGGGCGGCGCCGATCAGCAGGTGGAGGGCCGCTGGGCCATTGGCCGCGAGGGCCGCGTGGCCGTGTCCGGGGTGCTGGCCCAGAAACCGCTGGAACT contains these protein-coding regions:
- a CDS encoding acylphosphatase translates to MRLTALVSGTVQGVGYRRYVQRHARDLNLAGYAENLSDGRVEVVAEGPQPELDRLLHWLRRGPPHARITDVQTQASEATGLQDFHLY